From Hermetia illucens chromosome 6, iHerIll2.2.curated.20191125, whole genome shotgun sequence, one genomic window encodes:
- the LOC119658868 gene encoding rRNA methyltransferase 2, mitochondrial isoform X2, translating into MFLRCFSTAVRLHAKVVPNNLKGKSKSSQEWLTRQLSDPYVEKAKIMNYRCRSAFKLLEIDDKYKIMKPGDVVIDCGAAPGSWTQIAATRTNASGAKSHLPKGTVVSVDVLQFHPVAGAITLGGMDFTLPTAQEKIRSILAGKQINCVLSDMAPNATGVRLLDQENITRFCYSVLKFAVSMAAANSNLVVKVWDNAEVPKLEADMLRFYDNVKRIKPRSSRSNSSEFFLLGRGFKGTEKTGN; encoded by the exons ATG TTTTTACGTTGTTTCTCGACTGCAGTGCGGCTGCATGCCAAAGTCGTGCCGAACAACCTCAAAGGTAAAAGCAAAAGTTCCCAAGAATGGCTCACCCGGCAGCTATCCGACCCATACGTGGAAAAGGCGAAAATTATGAATTACCGCTGCCGCAGTGCCTTCAAGCTACTTGAAATAGATGACAAGTACAAAATCATGAAGCCAGGAGATGTAGTAATCGACTGTGGAGCAGCCCCTGGCAGCTGGACGCAAATAGCAGCCACACGAACAAATGCCAGTGGAGCGAAATCTCACCTACCGAAAGGAACCGTCGTGAGCGTTGATGTCCTCCAATTTCATCCAGTTGCG GGCGCGATAACTCTGGGTGGAATGGACTTCACACTGCCGACGGCCCAGGAGAAAATCCGGTCGATCCTCGCCGGAAAGCAAATTAATTGCGTCCTTTCTGATATGGCTCCGAACGCGACAGGGGTTCGACTCCTCGATCAGGAGAACATTACGAGATTTTGCTATTCAGTTCTGAAATTTGCAGTCTCCATGGCGGCCGCGAATTCCAACCTTGTGGTCAAAGTTTGGGACAATGCAGAAGTTCCCAAGCTGGAGGCGGATATGTTGCGATTTTACGACAACGTGAAGCGGATAAAGCCTCGGTCGAGCAGAAGCAATTCATCGGAGTTTTTCCTGTTAGGCAGGGGATTTAAAGGGACGGAGAAGACAGGAAATTAA
- the LOC119658868 gene encoding rRNA methyltransferase 2, mitochondrial isoform X1: protein MTRQFLRCFSTAVRLHAKVVPNNLKGKSKSSQEWLTRQLSDPYVEKAKIMNYRCRSAFKLLEIDDKYKIMKPGDVVIDCGAAPGSWTQIAATRTNASGAKSHLPKGTVVSVDVLQFHPVAGAITLGGMDFTLPTAQEKIRSILAGKQINCVLSDMAPNATGVRLLDQENITRFCYSVLKFAVSMAAANSNLVVKVWDNAEVPKLEADMLRFYDNVKRIKPRSSRSNSSEFFLLGRGFKGTEKTGN, encoded by the exons ATGACACGCCAGTTTTTACGTTGTTTCTCGACTGCAGTGCGGCTGCATGCCAAAGTCGTGCCGAACAACCTCAAAGGTAAAAGCAAAAGTTCCCAAGAATGGCTCACCCGGCAGCTATCCGACCCATACGTGGAAAAGGCGAAAATTATGAATTACCGCTGCCGCAGTGCCTTCAAGCTACTTGAAATAGATGACAAGTACAAAATCATGAAGCCAGGAGATGTAGTAATCGACTGTGGAGCAGCCCCTGGCAGCTGGACGCAAATAGCAGCCACACGAACAAATGCCAGTGGAGCGAAATCTCACCTACCGAAAGGAACCGTCGTGAGCGTTGATGTCCTCCAATTTCATCCAGTTGCG GGCGCGATAACTCTGGGTGGAATGGACTTCACACTGCCGACGGCCCAGGAGAAAATCCGGTCGATCCTCGCCGGAAAGCAAATTAATTGCGTCCTTTCTGATATGGCTCCGAACGCGACAGGGGTTCGACTCCTCGATCAGGAGAACATTACGAGATTTTGCTATTCAGTTCTGAAATTTGCAGTCTCCATGGCGGCCGCGAATTCCAACCTTGTGGTCAAAGTTTGGGACAATGCAGAAGTTCCCAAGCTGGAGGCGGATATGTTGCGATTTTACGACAACGTGAAGCGGATAAAGCCTCGGTCGAGCAGAAGCAATTCATCGGAGTTTTTCCTGTTAGGCAGGGGATTTAAAGGGACGGAGAAGACAGGAAATTAA